A single region of the Triticum dicoccoides isolate Atlit2015 ecotype Zavitan chromosome 2B, WEW_v2.0, whole genome shotgun sequence genome encodes:
- the LOC119366700 gene encoding cytochrome P450 89A2-like: MAAPNAAVELAAVATARVRAQHHAQLLPSNPMPPSTAFVVPHLLLLTLLPLALLFLLLHHASPIKALLTRAKSVLAPELSTVWKPQPASIFVTDPETAHSLLVRGSAGGSFSNRPPSISPSAILSRRQYQNITSAPYGEHWRAIRHNLTSEVLHPTQLHRHASARRRALHGLVVDLAEQRKNGVVHAAESIRYAMFGLVANMCFGDDIDNNRVRAMADAQSDLVKSLSTARVFAHAKLPALTRLIYRNRWKKLAALRQQQEQTYLPLTDSRRGRHRRPSETPVYVDTLIDLKVPDDHSQDPRRHRRRLSDGELVGMCSEFLGAGTETTASALQWIMANLVKRPDIQEAVRKEINAVVGADAEEVSEVVLGKLEYLHAVIMEALRLHPPTSFAFRQVMEEDHVVHNGRRIPVGTKVYFPLAAIARDRTAWDNPDEFKPQRFLSCKDASQGTDGTIKMMPFGGGRRMCPGRGVAMLHLSYFTANLVREFRWREGEGELAVDLQPHVEFFTVMKRPLRAHLELERTEIKTS, translated from the exons ATGGCCGCACCCAATGCCGCGGTAGAGCTCGCTGCCGTGGCCACTGCTCGCGTCCGAGCACAGCATCATGCTCAGCTTCTCCCTAGCAACCCAATGCCACCATCCACTGCCTTTGTCGTGCCCC ACTTGCTCCTCCTAACCCTGCTTCCCTTggctctcctcttcctcctcctccaccatgcaTCGCCAATCAAAGCCCTTCTCACGAGGGCCAAGTCGGTTCTGGCACCGGAGCTCTCCACGGTGTGGAAGCCACAGCCAGCTAGCATCTTCGTCACGGACCCCGAGACGGCGCACAGCCTTCTCGTGCGCGGCAGCGCCGGTGGCTCCTTCTCCAACCGCCCACCGTCCATTTCTCCCAGCGCCATCCTCTCGCGCCGTCAATACCAGAACATCACCTCCGCTCCTTACGGTGAGCACTGGCGCGCCATTCGTCACAACCTCACATCAGAGGTCCTCCACCCAACGCAGCTCCACCGGCACGCGTCAGCGCGCCGCCGTGCACTACATGGACTCGTCGTGGACCTCGCCGAGCAGAGGAAAAACGGCGTGGTTCACGCGGCGGAGAGCATCCGCTACGCTATGTTTGGCCTGGTGGCCAACATGTGTTTCGGCGACGACATCGACAATAACCGCGTCCGTGCCATGGCCGACGCTCAGAGTGACCTCGTCAAGTCCCTATCTACGGCGCGCGTGTTCGCGCATGCGAAGCTCCCCGCACTGACCAGGCTCATTTATCGTAATCGGTGGAAGAAGCTAGCCGCCCTGcgacagcagcaggagcagacgtACCTACCACTCACCGACTCCCGTCGCGGCCGGCACCGGCGACCCAGCGAGACGCCGGTGTATGTGGACACGCTCATCGATCTCAAGGTGCCGGACGACCACAGTCAGGACCCAAGGCGGCATCGAAGAAGGCTGTCCGATGGTGAACTCGTCGGCATGTGCTCCGAGTTCCTTGGTGCTGGAACTGAAACGACAGCATCAGCGCTGCAGTGGATCATGGCCAACTTGGTGAAGCGTCCTGACATACAGGAGGCCGTCCGGAAGGAGATCAATGCCGTCGTGGGTGCGGACGCCGAGGAAGTCAGCGAGGTTGTTCTTGGGAAGCTGGAGTACCTGCACGCTGTGATCATGGAGGCACTCCGGCTGCATCCGCCGACGTCTTTTGCATTCAGGCAGGTGATGGAAGAGGATCATGTGGTTCACAATGGCCGGCGTATTCCAGTGGGCACAAAAGTGTA CTTCCCACTGGCTGCTATAGCACGAGACAGGACAGCGTGGGATAACCCTGACGAGTTCAAGCCACAACGGTTCCTGTCCTGCAAGGATGCATCCCAAGGAACCGACGGCACGATCAAAATGATGCCTTTCGGCGGTGGTCGGAGGATGTGCCCTGGTAGGGGTGTCGCAATGCTGCACTTAAGCTACTTCACCGCCAACCTTGTGAGGGAGTTCCGGTGGAGGGAGGGAGAAGGTGAGCTTGCTGTCGATCTCCAGCCGCATGTTGAGTTCTTCACTGTCATGAAGCGGCCATTGCGTGCTCACCTAGAGCTTGAAAGGACAGAGATCAAAACTAGTTAA